Genomic window (Gammaproteobacteria bacterium):
TTCGGGCCCATCGGCGCATCATGGACAAAGGCGCGCCGCTTCCACTTGTGCACGGTCTTCGGATTAAGATCAAAGCGTCGCGCTAGCGCCGCGATCGAAGCCTGCGATCGCTGTATCGCTGCTCGGATCGCGTGCGTGGTCGCGGCGCTGCCGTGTAAAACCTGTCCCATAGGGCCTCCTTATCGATGCTGATCCCTTATACCAATATCCTGG
Coding sequences:
- a CDS encoding IS481 family transposase encodes the protein MGQVLHGSAATTHAIRAAIQRSQASIAALARRFDLNPKTVHKWKRRAFVHDAPMGP